One Pochonia chlamydosporia 170 chromosome 5, whole genome shotgun sequence DNA segment encodes these proteins:
- a CDS encoding histone Lysine methyltransferase (similar to Metarhizium acridum CQMa 102 XP_007815434.1), protein MEAATRRHFFHHGQDSNEDEKDQCHWCQLRSFPTHKTAPITVVNDVDTQTLPQNFRFINEVVLGAGVSAADLSFRSGCACVHHDDCQYAGCLCLSDLDQEEADEDVSDDQDVFNSTIRAPAAPQKAYAYHMHGTKAGILRSKLVTSKLPLYECHQGCSCSPSCPNRVVERGRTVPLQIFRTPDRGWGVRTQESIKKGQFVDRYLGEIITSAEADRRRDASVVSRRKDVYLFALDKFTDPESLDARLSGPPLEVDGEFMSGPTRFINHSCDPNMRIFARVGDHADKHIHDLALFAIKDIQKGEELTFDYVDGASEDFGEPEDSIEDMTRCLCGSSKCRRFLW, encoded by the exons ATGGAGGCTGCCACGAGAAGACATTTCTTCCACCATGGTCAGGAT AGCAACGAGGATGAAAAGGACCAATGTCACTGGTGCCAACTTCGGTCCTTCCCAACACACAAGACTGCTCCAATTACAGTGGTCAACGACGTTGACACTCAGACGCTTCCGCAAAACTTCCGCTTCATCAACGAGGTAGTCCTTGGCGCTGGCGTATCAGCCGCTGACTTAAGTTTTCGAAGCGGTTGCGCCTGTGTTCACCACGACGACTGCCAATATGCGGGCTGCCTATGCCTCTCAGACCTTGACCAAGAGGAAGCCGACGAAGACGTCTCAGACGATCAGGATGTATTCAACTCAACCATAAGAGCGCCAGCAGCGCCGCAGAAGGCTTATGCCTACCACATGCATGGGACCAAGGCTGGTATACTACGATCTAAACTCGTCACATCCAAGCTGCCCCTGTATGAATGCCACCAAGGGTGTTCCTGCTCCCCCAGTTGTCCAAACCGGGTGGTCGAACGTGGACGCACGGTACCTCTCCAAATCTTCCGCACGCCAGACCGTGGATGGG GCGTTCGAACCCAGGAGTCAATCAAGAAGGGTCAGTTTGTCGACCGATACCTGGGCGAAATCATCACATCCGCCGAAGCAGATCGACGCCGAGACGCCTCTGTTGTATCTCGAAGAAAGGACGTATATCTATTCGCACTTGATAAATTTACGGATCCTGAATCGCTGGATGCCCGACTTAGCGGACCTCCTCTTGAGGTGGATGGTGAATTTATGTCTGGACCTACCCGGTTCATTAACCACTCCTGTGACCCCAACATGCGTATTTTCGCACGCGTTGGGGATCATGCGGACAAACACATACATGATCTTGCTCTCTTTGCCATAAAGGATATCCAGAAAGGGGAAGAACTAACCTTTGACTACGTGGACGGAGCAAGCGAAGACTTTGGAGAGCCAGAGGACTCGATTGAGGACATGACACGTTGTTTATGTGGCAGCTCTAAGTGTAGGAGGTTTTTGTGGTAA